From a single Phragmites australis chromosome 7, lpPhrAust1.1, whole genome shotgun sequence genomic region:
- the LOC133925225 gene encoding phytosulfokine receptor 1-like produces MGDCCWLFHFLLISVLLHVHGAQSLNQTCHPTDLKALLAFSNALDRKGAGLVGWGADAAACCSWTGVTCDLGRVVGLDLSNKSLHGGISSSVSSLDGLATLNLSRNSLRGPAPAELGRLARLRVLDLSANGLSGPFPASDFGFPAIEVVNISFNAFNGLHPAFPGAVNLTILDVSGNAFTGGINATALCVAPVEVLRFSGNAFSGEVPGGFSLCKALADLSLDANGLTGSIPDDLYTMQKLRRLSLQENQLSGNLGNSLGNLSQLVQLDLSCNWFTGSIPDVFGGMRRLESINLASNGFSGELPASLSRCPMLRVISLRNNSLSGEIAIDFNLLPRLNTFDAGTNNLSGAIPPGITDCTELRMLNLARNKLVGEIPEGFKDLRSLSYLSLTGNGFTNLSSALQVLQHLPNLMSLVLTRNFRGGETMPVDGINGFRSMQVLVLANCLLSGIIPPWLRNLESLSVLDISWNKLNGNIPPWLGSLNNLFYIDLSNNSFSGELPESFTQMRSLISINGSSEQSSTEDLPLFIKKNLTGKVLQYNQVSSFPPSLILSSNLLVGPVLPGFGHLVKLLVLDLSWNSFSGPIPHELSGMCSLEVLNLADNDLNGSIPSSLTKLNFLSKFDVSYNNLAGDIPTGGQFSTFSNDDFVGNSALCLLRNSSCYEVLLSINEQRHDTDTAKQVMYIMVEVGFASGLLMFLSTLFFARTWRAAYIQMIDRLFDTLCVLTTVKVNSLRIKGGNEVHP; encoded by the coding sequence ATGGGAGACTGCTGCTGGTTGTTCCACTTCTTGCTCATATCCGTTCTGCTCCACGTCCATGGCGCCCAATCCCTGAACCAGACGTGCCACCCCACTGACCTGAAGGCCCTCCTTGCTTTCTCCAATGCCTTGGACAGGAAGGGCGCCGGGCTTGTGGGATGGGGTGCCGACGCCGCCGCCTGCTGTTCCTGGACCGGCGTCACCTGCGATCTTGGCAGGGTGGTCGGGTTGGATCTCTCCAACAAGAGCCTCCATGGCGGCATCTCCTCCTCGGTCTCCTCCCTCGATGGCCTCGCGACGCTAaacctctcccggaactcgcTTCGTGgcccggcgccggcggagctCGGCCGGCTCGCGAGGCTGCGGGTGCTCGATCTGAGCGCGAACGGGCTCTCCGGCCCGTTCCCAGCGAGCGACTTCGGCTTCCCGGCCATCGAGGTGGTCAACATATCCTTCAATGCCTTCAACGGGTTGCACCCTGCTTTCCCCGGCGCGGTGAACCTGACGATTCTTGATGTCTCCGGCAACGCCTTCACCGGTGGCATCAACGCAACCGCGCTCTGTGTTGCGCCGGTCGAGGTTCTGCGGTTCTCGGGGAATGCGTTCTCCGGTGAGGTCCCCGGCGGCTTTAGCCTGTGCAAGGCTCTCGCCGACCTCTCTCTCGATGCCAATGGCTTGACTGGGAGCATCCCCGACGACCTTTACACGATGCAGAAATTGAGGAGGCTGAGCTTACAGGAAAATCAGCTATCCGGTAACCTCGGCAATTCCCTTGGTAACCTCTCTCAGCTTGTGCAGCTTGACCTGTCCTGTAACTGGTTCACCGGCTCCATCCCTGATGTGTTTGGAGGTATGAGGAGGCTGGAGTCCATAAACTTGGCCTCCAACGGGTTCAGTGGCGAATTGCCTGCTTCCCTGTCGAGGTGCCCAATGCTGAGGGTAATCAGCCTAAGGAACAACTCGCTGTCTGGTGAGATTGCTATTGACTTCAACTTGCTGCCAAGGCTGAACACTTTTGATGCTGGAACCAACAATCTGAGTGGTGCTATACCTCCTGGCATCACGGATTGCACCGAGTTGAGGATGCTGAACCTTGCAAGGAACAAACTTGTGGGGGAGATTCCAGAGGGCTTCAAGGATTTGAGATCCCTGTCATACCTCTCACTGACAGGGAATGGCTTCACCAACCTGTCGTCGGCATTGCAAGTCTTGCAGCACCTGCCCAACCTGATGAGTTTGGTGCTCACCAGGAATTTCCGTGGTGGTGAGACAATGCCAGTGGATGGTATCAATGGGTTCAGGAGCATGCAGGTGCTTGTCCTGGCAAACTGTTTACTCTCAGGCATAATTCCGCCTTGGCTGCGGAACTTGGAGAGCCTCAGTGTGCTGGACATTTCATGGAACAAGTTAAATGGGAATATCCCGCCATGGTTAGGGAGTCTGAACAATCTTTTCTACATTGACCTGTCAAACAATTCTTTCAGCGGGGAGCTCCCCGAAAGCTTTACTCAGATGAGGAGCCTTATTTCAATTAATGGCTCAAGTGAGCAGTCGTCAACAGAGGACCTCCCACTATTCATCAAGAAGAATTTAACTGGCAAAGTCTTGCAGTACAACCAAGTCAGCAGCTTCCCACCGTCGCTGATCCTCTCTAGCAACTTGTTGGTTGGGCCAGTCTTGCCGGGATTTGGTCATCTTGTGAAGCTTCTTGTGCTGGACTTAAGCTGGAACAGCTTCTCTGGGCCAATTCCTCATGAGTTGTCAGGCATGTGTAGCTTGGAAGTGCTGAATTTGGCCGACAATGATCTCAATGGGAGCATACCATCATCACTAACAAAGCTGAATTTTCTCTCCAAGTTTGATGTGTCGTACAACAATTTGGCTGGTGATATCCCCACAGGAGGTCAATTCTCCACTTTTTCAAATGACGATTTTGTGGGGAATTCTGCCCTCTGCCTTCTTCGGAATTCCTCCTGCTATGAGGTGTTGCTATCAATTAATGAACAACGTCATGACACAGATACTGCAAAGCAGGTCATGTACATCATGGTGGAAGTAGGATTTGCTTCTGGGCTTCTGATGTTCTTGAGTACACTGTTTTTTGCGAGGACTTGGAGAGCTGCGTATATTCAGATGATTGATAGGCTCTTTGATACGCTGTGTGTCTTGACAACGGTGAAAGTGAACAGCCTCAGAATAAAAGGGGGGAATGAAGTTCATCCTTGA
- the LOC133925227 gene encoding uncharacterized protein LOC133925227, which produces MATASWADLPAGLILRLVPRFRCLADRVHMSCLNRHWRAVVKNDEQVKPRPPPPHQLPWLLLPSTTDPFFYTTIGGKRYTLPKLPPDVRAARFCGSFDGGWLALALSQPPHAHALYNLNSGVRIDLPRVNQEGHPVTVSVATFSATPSLPPPEAYLICAIIEDTKPCVAFWQYRMEHWLIAGSPVGGTGEELQDVIYYNGGFHVVTSRERVVVYVPELDQGGKLLHVNPTFYDIQQRRHYKRDLESLREGQNRMDHYLMESRGELLMAVRLLRYMHIRDDTKIFRVFRLNAEEPAADDHLPRASWGEFRFHLDGRMLFVGHGCSRSFDVADFHGFADSRVYFFDDRFATAEPVMGEIRYHLTDMGRYSMDRIIVEVWPPEDDEDQRLPEASDRAPPIWWLH; this is translated from the coding sequence ATGGCGACGGCGTCGTGGGCGGACCTCCCTGCCGGCCTCATCCTTCGCCTCGTCCCCCGCTTCCGTTGCCTCGCCGACCGCGTCCACATGTCCTGCCTCAACAGGCACTGGCGCGCCGTCGTGAAGAATGACGAGCAGGTGAAGccccggccgccaccgccgcatcAGCTGCCGTGGCTCCTGCTCCCCTCCACCACCGACCCCTTCTTCTACACCACGATCGGCGGCAAGAGATACACCCTCCCCAAGCTCCCGCCCGACGTCCGCGCCGCGCGCTTCTGCGGCTCTTTCGACGGCGGTTGGCTCGCGCTCGCGCTCAGCCAGCCGCCTCACGCCCACGCGCTCTACAACCTCAACTCCGGGGTCCGCATCGACCTCCCCCGCGTGAACCAGGAAGGGCACCCTGTGACGGTGAGCGTTGCCACCTTCTCGGCCACGCCATCGCTCCCCCCTCCCGAGGCATACCTCATCTGCGCCATCATTGAGGACACCAAGCCCTGCGTCGCGTTCTGGCAGTATCGGATGGAGCACTGGCTTATCGCTGGATCTCCAGTCGGGGGCACAGGGGAGGAGCTGCAGGACGTCATCTACTACAACGGCGGCTTCCATGTCGTCACCTCGCGCGAGCGCGTGGTGGTGTACGTGCCAGAACTCGACCAGGGCGGCAAGCTCTTGCACGTGAACCCGACGTTCTACGACATCCAGCAACGCCGGCATTACAAGCGCGATCTGGAGAGTCTCCGTGAGGGACAGAACAGGATGGATCACTACCTCATGGAGTCCCGCGGCGAGTTGCTGATGGCTGTGAGGTTACTGAGGTACATGCACATCAGAGACGACACGAAGATTTTCCGGGTCTTCAGGCTCAACGCCGAGGAGCCGGCTGCCGACGACCATCTTCCTCGCGCTTCCTGGGGGGAGTTTCGGTTTCATCTCGATGGCCGGATGCTGTTCGTGGGGCACGGGTGCTCCAGGTCCTTCGATGTCGCCGATTTCCATGGTTTTGCGGATTCCAGGGTCTACTTCTTCGACGATCGCTTCGCCACCGCGGAGCCGGTGATGGGTGAGATCCGGTACCATCTTACCGACATGGGCAGGTACTCCATGGACCGCATCATCGTCGAGGTGTGGCCTccggaggatgatgaggaccagCGGCTCCCAGAAGCGTCGGACCGCGCTCCTCCCATCTGGTGGCTCCATTGA
- the LOC133925229 gene encoding uncharacterized protein At2g24330-like, translating to MAEGDAPASAAAAVATASPAPPETPSTQKRRQRGLVSRVWKGIFGGREDVEKLLHALSKEEEAARARLRRRARASRKSAHNVLALAAALEVVAVGYAIMTTRSPDLSWQMRAVRVLPMFLVPALAALIYLTIRSLTKMLDNRDQHTLEKLRAERQAKIDELKERTNYYTTQQLIQRYDLDPAAKAAAATVLACKLGVDSGLRVFLGDESSRDATLGKSNDTNLGQTTGMRQRKPAHLSNGTGRTHSPEPLDGSDVYDGNEEGLGTPKQRTVEHFRGPAGNDGGWLARVAALLVGEDPTQCYALICGNCHMHNGLARKEDFAFITYYCPHCNALNGSRQHEGHDMVSNSGKESPSSRSDGSIGHVDASLASSGVVSPVASNLPAAAVEELPEEDSGDKASSDQPAN from the exons ATGGCCGAGGGCGACgcgcccgcctccgccgccgcggcggtggcaacggcgtcgccggcgccgcctgAGACTCCGTCGACGCAGAAGCGGAGGCAGCGGGGGCTGGTGTCCCGGGTGTGGAAGGGCATCTTCGGCGGCCGCGAGGACGTGGAGAAGCTGCTGCACGCGCTGTCtaaagaggaggaggccgcgcgCGCCCGCCTCCGTCGCCGCGCCCGCGCCTCCCGCAAGTCCGCGCACAACGtcctcgccctcgccgccgcgcttGAG GTTGTTGCAGTTGGATATGCCATCATGACTACCAGATCACCGGACCTCAGCTGGCAGATGAGGGCAGTCCGGGTGCTGCCCATGTTCCTGGTTCCTGCTCTAGCTGCTCTCATTTATTTAACTATTAGAAGCCTCACAAAAATGC TTGACAACAGAGACCAACATACTCTTGAAAAACTTCGAGCTGAAAGGCAGGCCAAGATTGATGAGTTGAAGGAGAGAACAAATTACTACACTACTCAGCAACTTATACAG AGATACGATCTTGACCCTGCTGCGAAGGCTGCAGCTGCAACTGTTTTGGCATGTAAGTTGGGTGTGGATTCTGGACTGAGAGTCTTTTTGGGAGATGAATCAAGCAGGGATGCAACACTCGGTAAAAGTAATGATACTAATCTTGGACAAACTACTGGGATGAGGCAAAGAAAACCAGCACACTTAAGCAATGGCACTGGAAGGACCCATTCCCCCGAGCCATTAGATGGCTCAGATGTGTATGATGGTAATGAAGAAGGCCTTGGTACTCCAAAGCAGAGGACTGTTGAGCACTTCAGAGGTCCAGCAGGTAATGATGGAGGATGGCTTGCACGAGTGGCTGCTCTGCTTGTAGGGGAGGATCCAACGCAGTGCTACGCGCTAATATGTGGCAACTGCCATATGCATAATG GTCTTGCAAGGAAAGAGGACTTTGCATTCATCACATACTACTGTCCCCACTGTAATGCCCTCAATGGATCCCGGCAACATGAGGGCCATGACATGGTATCTAATTCTGGCAAGGAGAGTCCTAGTTCTCGTTCTGATGGTAGCATTGGCCACGTCGATGCAAGCCTTGCAAGCTCAGGTGTTGTAAGTCCTGTCGCAAGCAATTTACCAGCTGCAGCTGTTGAAGAACTCCCTGAAGAAGATTCTGGGGACAAGGCAAGTAGTGATCAACCTGCCAATTAA
- the LOC133925230 gene encoding uncharacterized protein LOC133925230 isoform X1, protein MAADSSMGFHQGITASMYNHHMLSFQSNSGIGIGGGATDGMVMAPRSVSGTSSNAGLFLSPNTGVIGNASGVGPSRSLSGDVLRGTGAPKYKFVTGSPSDWSDREMGILKEGIVRYAREPNIMKYIKIAAMLPNRTIRDVALRCWWATGKDRRKKPDGFYTGKKIRDMKPIQDKIVASAPLANFHMAPTNSVPPFSISMQHPNQHCQVPKEAAPVVDSATQHLLEENIQLLNQIAANIETFKAEQNTDLFLRTSNNIKTILSRMSETPGIMGQMPPLPVPVNENQLTSLLQLNRMVASYGTTRTSHTKQEPRS, encoded by the exons ATGGCAGCTGATTCCAGCATGGGGTTTCACCAGGGGATCACCGCCTCGATGTACAACCACCACATGCTCTCCTTTCAATCCAACAGCGGCATaggcatcggcggcggcgcTACCGACGGTATGGTCATGGCCCCCAGGAGTGTGAGTGGAACCAGTAGCAACGCCGGCTTGTTCCTCTCCCCAAACACCGGCGTCATCGGCAACGCCTCGGGGGTTGGCCCGTCAAGGAGCTTGTCGGGGGATGTGTTACGTGGCACGGGGGCGCCCAAGTATAAGTTTGTCACTGGTTCGCCTTCGGATTGGAGTGACCGGGAGATGGGTATACTGAAGGAAGGGATTGTGAG ATATGCTCGTGAACCTAATATCATGAAGTACATCAAGATAGCGGCTATGCTGCCCAACAGGACCATCAGGGATGTTGCATTGCGGTGCTGGTGGGCTACA GGTAAAGACAGAAGGAAGAAACCTGATGGATTTTATACAGGGAAAAAGATAAGAGACATGAAG CCAATCCAGGACAAAATAGTTGCATCTGCCCCGTTGGCTAATTTTCACATGGCACCTACAAACAGCGTACCACCTTTCTCAATATCAATGCAACATCCAAATCAACATTGTCAGGTTCCTAAAGAAG CAGCTCCTGTTGTCGACAGTGCAACCCAGCATCTCCTGGAGGAAAATATTCAATTGCTTAACCAGATTGCTGCAAATATTGAAACATTCAAG GCAGAGCAGAACACAGATCTCTTTCTTCGCACGAGCAACAATATCAAAACTATTTTAAGCAG AATGAGCGAGACGCCTGGTATCATGGGTCAGATGCCTCCGTTACCAGTACCTGTAAATGAAAACCAGCTAACTTCACTTCTTCAACTGAACAGAATG GTTGCATCATATGGCACAACACGCACCTCTCATACGAAACAAGAGCCCCGGAGCTGA
- the LOC133925230 gene encoding uncharacterized protein LOC133925230 isoform X2: MAADSSMGFHQGITASMYNHHMLSFQSNSGIGIGGGATDGMVMAPRSVSGTSSNAGLFLSPNTGVIGNASGVGPSRSLSGDVLRGTGAPKYKFVTGSPSDWSDREMGILKEGIVRYAREPNIMKYIKIAAMLPNRTIRDVALRCWWATGKDRRKKPDGFYTGKKIRDMKPIQDKIVASAPLANFHMAPTNSVPPFSISMQHPNQHCQVPKEAPVVDSATQHLLEENIQLLNQIAANIETFKAEQNTDLFLRTSNNIKTILSRMSETPGIMGQMPPLPVPVNENQLTSLLQLNRMVASYGTTRTSHTKQEPRS, translated from the exons ATGGCAGCTGATTCCAGCATGGGGTTTCACCAGGGGATCACCGCCTCGATGTACAACCACCACATGCTCTCCTTTCAATCCAACAGCGGCATaggcatcggcggcggcgcTACCGACGGTATGGTCATGGCCCCCAGGAGTGTGAGTGGAACCAGTAGCAACGCCGGCTTGTTCCTCTCCCCAAACACCGGCGTCATCGGCAACGCCTCGGGGGTTGGCCCGTCAAGGAGCTTGTCGGGGGATGTGTTACGTGGCACGGGGGCGCCCAAGTATAAGTTTGTCACTGGTTCGCCTTCGGATTGGAGTGACCGGGAGATGGGTATACTGAAGGAAGGGATTGTGAG ATATGCTCGTGAACCTAATATCATGAAGTACATCAAGATAGCGGCTATGCTGCCCAACAGGACCATCAGGGATGTTGCATTGCGGTGCTGGTGGGCTACA GGTAAAGACAGAAGGAAGAAACCTGATGGATTTTATACAGGGAAAAAGATAAGAGACATGAAG CCAATCCAGGACAAAATAGTTGCATCTGCCCCGTTGGCTAATTTTCACATGGCACCTACAAACAGCGTACCACCTTTCTCAATATCAATGCAACATCCAAATCAACATTGTCAGGTTCCTAAAGAAG CTCCTGTTGTCGACAGTGCAACCCAGCATCTCCTGGAGGAAAATATTCAATTGCTTAACCAGATTGCTGCAAATATTGAAACATTCAAG GCAGAGCAGAACACAGATCTCTTTCTTCGCACGAGCAACAATATCAAAACTATTTTAAGCAG AATGAGCGAGACGCCTGGTATCATGGGTCAGATGCCTCCGTTACCAGTACCTGTAAATGAAAACCAGCTAACTTCACTTCTTCAACTGAACAGAATG GTTGCATCATATGGCACAACACGCACCTCTCATACGAAACAAGAGCCCCGGAGCTGA